A window of Primulina tabacum isolate GXHZ01 chromosome 4, ASM2559414v2, whole genome shotgun sequence contains these coding sequences:
- the LOC142542377 gene encoding uncharacterized protein LOC142542377, with amino-acid sequence MAENKANPWRSVLLLCLMLHVTPSMSQSSPKHGSDYPESRTIIKDQPEIHCSRERSRAASNIVDEYLMPFVESEKYQLSRKCRLHPSNNIFRDQEEHKIHTDISEWRCGYCKKLFRAEKYLDQHFDNRHSNLLNSVRNLCLADLCGALHCDFVISSSSRKTKCNPAAAARNRHLCEDLANTCFPSSNGPSAARLHEFFLLQFCDAHICLKGRKPFSRGGRKHTGVFYLAMSILIMMLLPIFYVIVYLYQREMRKGAQQLKFVSKPQKKTKPS; translated from the exons ATGGCGGAGAATAAAGCGAATCCGTGGCGAAGTGTTTTACTTCTTTGTTTGATGCTGCATGTCACTCCATCTATGTCTCAGTCAAGCCCTAAACAT GGTAGCGACTACCCTGAATCAAG AACTATCATAAAAGACCAGCCTGAAATTCATTGTTCGAGAGAGAGAAGTCGAGCAGCCTCGAACATTGTGGATGAG TATCTCATGCCTTTTGTGGAATCGGAGAAGTATCAACTTTCACGTAAATGCAGACTTCATCCAAGCAATAACATATTTAGAGACCAAGAGGAACATAAGATACATACAGATATAAGTGAATGGAGGTGTGGATATTGTAAAAAACTCTTTCGAGCAGAAAAATATCTGGATCAACATTTTGACAACAGGCACTCCAATCTTCTAAATTCTGTGCGTAACCTT TGCTTGGCTGATCTATGCGGAGCTTTACATTGTGATTTTGTTATAAGTTCATCATCTCGAAAAACCAAGTGTAatcctgctgctgctgctaggAACCGTCACTTATGCGAG gaTCTTGCCAACACCTGTTTTCCTTCAAGCAATGGTCCATCTGCAGCTCGTCTCCATG AGTTTTTTCTACTTCAATTCTGTGATGCCCACATTTGCTTAAAAGGCAGAAAACCTTTCTCCAGGGGTGGCAGG AAGCATACGGGAGTCTTCTACTTGGCCATGTCAATACTTATTATGATGCTTCTTCCAATATTTTATGTGATTGTATATCTCTACCAAAG AGAAATGAGAAAAGGAGCACAACAGCTTAAGTTCGTTTCAAAACCTCAGAAAAAAACGAAGCCTTCTTGA
- the LOC142541414 gene encoding uncharacterized protein LOC142541414 isoform X2, with translation MSAGVCGAVLEDAPLVILRFFKIMLNDEYSNILYLPPAFAREVEHLVDQETYLENSSGQRWAVKVSKVDDSLAFHWGWNEFFKQHSLMVGHFLEFHYIKGSHFLVRVYGRSGCERINFNKKGLKIAETDDKVDAEDKPIHKFDVAVRNSKFEKRVGNKARKSCEKDAREDKERPSILTKKKESHTRIKTGSGKSLGVPTITPVESEVLVDVPILCAENYNRVDLSNLCSIKASVNLENKMPKMFSGFQRGEGSKALLPDAAKNAETQTKGDTRTFS, from the exons ATGTCCGCAGGTGTATGTGGTGCAGTGTTGGAAGATGCTCCTCTCGTTATTCttcgattttttaaaattatgctGAACGATGAGTATTCAAATATTCTG TACTTGCCTCCTGCATTTGCTAGAGAGGTAGAGCATTTGGTTGATCAAGAAACTTATCTGGAAAATTCAAGTGGGCAGCGATGGGCTGTAAAAGTATCAAAGGTGGATGACTCCCTAGCATTCCACTGGGGGTGGAATGAGTTCTTCAAGCAACATTCTTTGATGGTGGGACATTTTTTGGAGTTCCATTACATAAAAGGTTCTCATTTCCTTGTTCGAGTATACGGAAGAAGTGGCTGCGAAAGGATCAACTTCAACAAGAAGGGACTGAAAATTGCGGAAACTGATGACAAAGTAGATGCAGAAGACAAACCAATTCATAAGTTTGATGTTGCAGTTCGGAattcaaaattcgaaaaaaGAGTCGGCAACAAGGCAAGAAAATCTTGTGAAAAAGATGCTCGAGAAGATAAGGAGAGGCCAAGTATCCTCACAAAGAAAAAAGAATCCCACACCAGGATAAAAACCGGATCCGGGAAATCACTTGGCGTTCCTACAATTACACCGGTTGAGAGTGAAGTTTTGGTAGATGTTCCAATATTATGTGCAGAAAATTATAATAGGGTCGATCTTTCGAATTTGTGTAGCATCAAAGCATCAGTAAACCTTGAAAATAAGATGCCAAAGATGTTCTCAGGCTTCCAGAGAGGTGAAGGCAGCAAAGCATTACTCCCAG ATGCAGCGAAAAATGCAGAAACACAGACAAAAGGCGACACAAGGACATTTTCTTAA
- the LOC142541414 gene encoding uncharacterized protein LOC142541414 isoform X1: protein MSAGVCGAVLEDAPLVILRFFKIMLNDEYSNILYLPPAFAREVEHLVDQETYLENSSGQRWAVKVSKVDDSLAFHWGWNEFFKQHSLMVGHFLEFHYIKGSHFLVRVYGRSGCERINFNKKGLKIAETDDKVDAEDKPIHKFDVAVRNSKFEKRVGNKARKSCEKDAREDKERPSILTKKKESHTRIKTGSGKSLGVPTITPVESEVLVDVPILCAENYNRVDLSNLCSIKASVNLENKMPKMFSGFQRGEGSKALLPAFVYAEDAAKNAETQTKGDTRTFS, encoded by the exons ATGTCCGCAGGTGTATGTGGTGCAGTGTTGGAAGATGCTCCTCTCGTTATTCttcgattttttaaaattatgctGAACGATGAGTATTCAAATATTCTG TACTTGCCTCCTGCATTTGCTAGAGAGGTAGAGCATTTGGTTGATCAAGAAACTTATCTGGAAAATTCAAGTGGGCAGCGATGGGCTGTAAAAGTATCAAAGGTGGATGACTCCCTAGCATTCCACTGGGGGTGGAATGAGTTCTTCAAGCAACATTCTTTGATGGTGGGACATTTTTTGGAGTTCCATTACATAAAAGGTTCTCATTTCCTTGTTCGAGTATACGGAAGAAGTGGCTGCGAAAGGATCAACTTCAACAAGAAGGGACTGAAAATTGCGGAAACTGATGACAAAGTAGATGCAGAAGACAAACCAATTCATAAGTTTGATGTTGCAGTTCGGAattcaaaattcgaaaaaaGAGTCGGCAACAAGGCAAGAAAATCTTGTGAAAAAGATGCTCGAGAAGATAAGGAGAGGCCAAGTATCCTCACAAAGAAAAAAGAATCCCACACCAGGATAAAAACCGGATCCGGGAAATCACTTGGCGTTCCTACAATTACACCGGTTGAGAGTGAAGTTTTGGTAGATGTTCCAATATTATGTGCAGAAAATTATAATAGGGTCGATCTTTCGAATTTGTGTAGCATCAAAGCATCAGTAAACCTTGAAAATAAGATGCCAAAGATGTTCTCAGGCTTCCAGAGAGGTGAAGGCAGCAAAGCATTACTCCCAG CCTTTGTTTATGCTGAAGATGCAGCGAAAAATGCAGAAACACAGACAAAAGGCGACACAAGGACATTTTCTTAA